Proteins from a single region of Kluyveromyces lactis strain NRRL Y-1140 chromosome C complete sequence:
- the CTS1 gene encoding chitinase (similar to uniprot|P29029 Saccharomyces cerevisiae YLR286C CTS1 Endochitinase required for cell separation after mitosis transcriptional activation during late G and early M cell cycle phases is mediated by transcription factor Ace2p) — MFHPRLLLLSLVQLLLTSAFDINAKDNVAVYWGQASAGTQESLGTYCASDNVDVVVLSFLYQFPDNLAIDFASACSTTFDDGLLHCPSIAADIESCQAKGKKVFLSLGGAIGSYGFTDDSQAEEFATTLWNTFGEGTADNVERPFDTAVVDGFDFDIENNNPTGYASLATKLRSLYAKGSKDYYLAAAPQCVYPDASVGDALANADIDIAFVQFYNNYCNVDKQFNWDTWADFVENTSPNKDIKLYLGLPGAASAAGSGYISDLSLLKSTVQTIGENSHFGGIMLWDASQGFTNQVDGEPYVAQVKSILEANTDSTSSQSATSSVQSSSSTATTPDSTLITSTSSKASSISQISSTTQQGVEPTTTSGSTSSPDSISSTTTISSTKTVVNGKVSIASSTDVTTSQQAVTQSTAISVTSSTEVTTSQQPTTKSTTTLQPTTTAAPTTIPEPSRTTLQPSTTQSSDSTQSTDSWAVTRAKELNEQFVKGELNGKDSCSDGEISCTADGKIAICNYGAWVYTECAAGTTCFAYDSGDSVYTSCNFTYLKPDVVF; from the coding sequence ATGTTTCACCCTCGTTTACTTCTGTTGTCTTTGGTTCAACTTTTGCTCACCTCGGCATTTGACATAAACGCTAAAGATAACGTCGCTGTGTATTGGGGCCAAGCCTCTGCAGGCACTCAAGAATCGTTAGGTACTTATTGTGCTTCGGACAATGTTGATGTTGTCGTCTTATCCTTCCTATACCAGTTCCCTGACAACCTAGCTATTGATTTTGCTTCTGCTTGCTCAACCACCTTTGACGATGGTTTATTGCATTGTCCTTCAATTGCAGCTGACATCGAATCCTGTCAAGCCAAAGGCAAGAAAGTGTTTTTGTCATTAGGTGGTGCCATTGGATCATATGGTTTTACTGACGACAGCCAGGCTGAAGAATTTGCTACTACCTTGTGGAATACCTTTGGTGAAGGTACCGCAGACAATGTTGAAAGACCATTCGACACTGCTGTCGTCGATGGTTTCGATTTCGATATCGAAAACAATAATCCAACCGGATACGCTAGTTTGGCTACTAAACTAAGATCATTGTATGCAAAGGGATCAAAAGATTATTACTTAGCAGCTGCTCCTCAATGTGTCTACCCAGATGCCTCCGTGGGTGATGCCTTGGCTAACGCTGACATTGATATCGCCTTTGTTCAATTCTACAACAACTACTGTAATGTTGATAAACAATTCAATTGGGATACTTGGGCTGACTTCGTTGAAAACACTTCTCCAAATAAGGATATTAAATTGTACTTGGGTCTGCCAGGTGCTGCTTCCGCTGCTGGTTCTGGTTATATTTCCGACTTAAGTCTATTAAAATCCACCGTTCAAACAATTGGTGAGAACTCACATTTCGGTGGTATAATGCTATGGGATGCATCTCAAGGATTTACCAATCAGGTTGATGGTGAACCATACGTTGCCCAAGTAAAGAGTATTTTGGAAGCAAACACAGATTCCACTTCTTCTCAAAGTGCAACTTCCTCTGTCCAATCAAGTTCCTCTACTGCAACTACTCCTGACAGTACTTTAATTACCTCTACTTCATCTAAAGCTTCCTCAATTTCTCAAATCTCATCTACCACCCAACAGGGAGTCGAGCCAACCACCACATCTGGttctacttcttctccagaTTCCATCAGTTCTACTACAACGATTTCTTCGACAAAAACTGTTGTGAACGGCAAAGTCAGTATCGCTAGTTCTACTGACGTAACAACATCTCAACAAGCAGTAACACAGTCTACTGCTATCAGTGTCACTAGCTCAACCGAGGTAACCACATCTCAACAGCCAACAACGAAGTCTACAACGACTTTACAACCTACCACCACTGCCGCACCAACTACAATTCCAGAACCATCCAGAACAACTCTACAGCCCAGTACGACTCAATCAAGCGACTCAACTCAATCTACTGACTCCTGGGCTGTTACAAGAGCTAAAGAATTAAACGAACAATTTGTAAAGGGTGAGTTAAATGGTAAGGACTCTTGCTCGGATGGCGAAATCTCATGCACTGCTGATGGTAAGATTGCCATCTGTAACTACGGAGCATGGGTTTATACAGAATGTGCTGCTGGTACAACATGTTTTGCATATGACTCTGGTGACTCCGTGTACACTTCCTGTAACTTCACTTATTTGAAACCAGACGTGGTTTTCTAA
- a CDS encoding uncharacterized protein (no similarity), whose translation MIDSCITGTSSCHCCALYIPEITKYDIELDPSTCFKHSKACKQTHHRKHSQTLAPAHCLCLLCFVSFCFATSKSCSCNMLKHNFVSKKCLGKRILFGRVLRWTKEKKAFTFNVTVNKTQNVNPITPPVVNYFTS comes from the coding sequence ATGATTGATAGTTGCATTACTGGTACCTCATCCTGCCATTGTTGTGCCCTTTATATACCAGAAATCACAAAATATGACATCGAGCTGGACCCCAGCACTTGTTTCAAACATTCCAAAGCATGTAAACAAACACACCACAGAAAGCATTCTCAAACACTTGCTCCTGCTCACTGTTTATGTTTACTCTGTTTCGTTTCGTTTTGTTTCGCAACATCCAAAAGCTGTTCCTGTAATATGCTAAAACATAATTTCGTGTCAAAAAAGTGCCTAGgaaaaagaattctttTTGGAAGAGTTTTACGCTGGACtaaagagaagaaagcaTTTACGTTTAACGTAACTGTAAACAAGACACAAAATGTAAACCCAATCACGCCGCCTGTTGTAAACTATTTCACATCATAA
- the LAS17 gene encoding actin-binding protein LAS17 (similar to uniprot|Q12446 Saccharomyces cerevisiae YOR181W LAS17 Actin assembly factor activates the Arp2/3 protein complex that nucleates branched actin filaments localizes with the Arp2/3 complex to actin patches homolog of the human Wiskott-Aldrich syndrome protein (WASP)) → MGGLNSAEKEKVKHALPKASNKIIDVTIARLYIAYPNPEKWVYTGLSGAIALVDDIVGNTFFLKLIDVHGHRGVLWDQELYVNFQYNQDRTFFHTFELEQCNAGLLFTDIGDASHFLKRVQKREKYASKKTLANKNAIALEDQIKKEEESKVIHGPRGESLISDQRVRYRYEPEKHEHRQEHHYEQPSQNYASTENSASDASAAPPSFASKPPPPPVEKQPPPPVSIPSYKYDSIPSFPSSPAPPSVSSTHSPTPDSSYASTPAPSNPPPPINHPVHAVPPPLPAEQYRPLAQSPHPQFQQQHNSPSPAAPPSIPPMQQSVAIPPPPSHPAQQQNVTNNNTPQFGQYSVAGLQPPPRPTSTRPGIAPPVSRRGPVPPPPPRRSAAPPSIPSRGPLPNAPTGGQHSRTGRGPPPPPPPRRGGQAPSPPASRGTTHNSAIGPPQPQLPPQMQSPPLQQHNTYNAAPPVQQYQPPQQTAYIPPPPVLPPHSGVSTQYHPSTEPMLAQPQHHIAVPNGTAPPPAPPAPPAPFAPQITNSAPAPPPPPPPPPAPAFNQPEAGSGFVENTGDAGRDALLASIRGAGLNSLRKVDKSQLEKPSPLLQEVRSDAPVSQPTGGSTGGPVGAPASLADALAAALNQRKNKVARDDDIDNGDDW, encoded by the coding sequence ATGGGAGGCTTGAATTCTGctgagaaagaaaaggttaAACATGCTTTGCCCAAGGCTTCTAACAAGATTATAGATGTTACTATCGCTAGGTTATACATTGCATACCCTAATCCAGAGAAATGGGTTTATACTGGCTTATCTGGTGCCATTGCATTGGTGGACGATATCGTTGGTaatactttctttttgaagttgatcGACGTGCATGGGCATCGAGGTGTTCTCTGGGATCAAGAATTGTACGTGAACTTTCAATATAACCAGGATCGTACTTTCTTTCATACCTTTGAATTAGAACAATGTAACGCCGGGTTGTTATTCACCGATATTGGCGATGCTTCACATTTTTTGAAACGAGTACAGAAACGGGAGAAATACGCGTCCAAGAAGACCTTGGCCAACAAGAATGCAATTGCATTAGAGGACCAAATTaagaaagaggaagagAGTAAAGTGATCCATGGTCCAAGAGGCGAATCCTTGATCAGTGACCAAAGGGTCAGATATAGATATGAACCGGAAAAGCACGAGCACCGCCAGGAACACCATTACGAGCAGCCCAGCCAGAATTATGCTTCAACTGAAAACTCAGCTTCAGATGCAAGTGCCGCTCCTCCTTCTTTTGCCTCGAAACCACCGCCACCGCCTGTCGAGAAACAACCTCCTCCTCCTGTGAGCATCCCATCTTATAAGTACGACTCTATTCCATCATTCCCAAGCTCTCCTGCACCTCCATCGGTTTCCTCTACTCATTCTCCTACCCCGGATTCATCCTATGCATCAACACCAGCACCAAGTAATCCTCCTCCACCAATAAACCACCCGGTACATGCAGTTCCTCCTCCTTTACCAGCAGAACAATATCGTCCACTGGCTCAGTCACCTCATCCGCAATTCCAGCAGCAGCATAATTCTCCTTCACCTGCAGCACCTCCTTCGATTCCGCCTATGCAGCAAAGCGTTGCAATCCCTCCTCCACCTTCCCATCCAGCTCAACAACAAAACGTCACTAATAACAACACTCCTCAGTTTGGACAATATTCTGTTGCTGGTCTGCAACCACCTCCGAGACCAACTTCAACGAGACCTGGTATTGCTCCTCCAGTTTCGAGGCGTGGTCCGGTACCACCTCCCCCTCCAAGACGCTCAGCTGCTCCGCCGTCCATTCCTTCAAGAGGTCCTCTACCTAATGCTCCAACTGGCGGTCAGCATAGTCGTACTGGAAGAGGGCctccaccaccaccaccacctaGACGTGGTGGCCAGGCTCCTTCTCCACCTGCAAGCAGAGGTACAACTCATAACTCAGCCATCGGCCCTCCCCAGCCCCAGCTTCCACCACAAATGCAATCTCCTCCTCTTCAACAGCATAATACCTACAATGCAGCGCCTCCTGTTCAGCAATATCAACCACCACAGCAAACCGCATACATTCCGCCTCCCCCTGTCTTACCACCCCACTCAGGTGTAAGCACTCAGTATCACCCATCGACCGAGCCTATGTTAGCCCAACCCCAGCATCATATAGCGGTACCTAATGGCACTGCACCTCCCCCAGCACCTCCTGCCCCTCCGGCACCTTTTGCTCCACAGATAACGAACTCAGCGCCcgcaccaccaccacctcctcctcctcctccaGCCCCTGCATTTAATCAACCTGAAGCAGGATCTGgttttgttgaaaatacTGGTGATGCTGGAAGGGATGCCTTATTAGCATCGATTCGTGGAGCTGGTCTGAATTCCCTCCGTAAGGTGGATAAATCTCAACTTGAAAAGCCAAGTCCTTTGTTACAAGAAGTTCGTAGTGATGCGCCGGTATCTCAACCCACAGGCGGGTCAACTGGCGGACCTGTTGGTGCTCCTGCGTCCTTGGCTGATGCCCTAGCTGCGGCTttaaaccaaagaaagaataaagtTGCTCGTGACGATGATATAGACAACGGTGATGATTGGTGA
- a CDS encoding uncharacterized protein (some similarities with uniprot|Q05881 Saccharomyces cerevisiae YLR287C Hypothetical ORF), which produces MSSTLSDDIKRLKTEFPYTSVESLHGIPKKTKLPASSLLEELGKLSKLIKSNATKLGIISTPDKISNNEDAFKTQMVELMNVVFYLLSLVPLFHDSHFADYFINKLDNDIVSLVQSIHKLSDELVEIVNSDAKDFKDPIIAEDEKLAKFLKERLISIGMLWSQCEHLELLSNQGNLGLLTEYLSSSVKLLQDSIEELEEWLEDPVINSDPFGMNDKFSDEEGTDLDEEEEEEASESMIEFVKSLSQKSRLLKLLLSSLSKSITIKKDTVTTAAYLSELNQLHNSIVSNSDTLISSTLVNAEYEVDPEVETSVLAINNDVKKVIKIITQLNGSDESKLKWIQVWSNKWSSLNN; this is translated from the coding sequence ATGTCATCAACACTATCTGACGATATAAAACGTTTGAAAACAGAATTCCCATATACTTCTGTGGAATCGTTGCATGGAATACCTAAGAAGACCAAATTACCTGCTTCGTCTTTACTGGAAGAACTGGGCAAACTTTCAAAGCTAATCAAGTCCAATGCAACCAAATTAGGGATTATCTCAACTCCAGAtaagatttcaaataatgaagatgcTTTCAAGACGCAAATGGTAGAGTTGATGAATGTTGTATTCTATTTACTTTCATTGGTGCCGTTATTTCATGACTCACACTTCGCAGACTACTTTATCAACAAATTGGATAATGATATTGTTTCTTTAGTTCAGAGCATTCACAAATTATCAGATGAACTAGTTGAAATAGTTAACTCAGATGCAAAAGACTTTAAAGATCCAATTATTGCCGAGGATGAGAAACTTGccaaatttttgaaagaaagactCATTTCGATTGGTATGCTTTGGTCGCAATGTGAACACCTAGAGTTATTATCAAATCAAGGTAACTTAGGACTCTTGACTGAGTAtttgtcttcttcagtGAAGCTTCTACAAGATTCAATCGAAGAGTTAGAAGAGTGGTTGGAGGATCCAGTAATAAATTCAGACCCATTCGGAATGAATGACAAGTTCAGTGATGAGGAAGGTACGGAtttagatgaagaagaggaagaggaagctTCAGAATCCATGATTGAATTTGTCAAATCACTATCGCAAAAATCTCGTCTCCTTAAGCTCTTGTTGAGTTCATTATCCAAATCGATAACCATAAAAAAGGATACTGTAACTACAGCAGCATATCTATCTGAGCTAAATCAACTCCACAATTCAATAGTTTCTAACTCTGAtactttaatttcatccaCCTTAGTGAACGCTGAATATGAAGTAGATCCAGAAGTGGAAACATCAGTACTTGCTATCAATAATGATGTTAAGAAAGTTATAAAAATTATTACACAGCTAAACGGTTCAGATGAGTCCAAGTTGAAATGGATACAGGTATGGTCAAATAAGTGGAGTTCTTTGAATAATTAG
- the RPS30A gene encoding 40S ribosomal protein eS30 (similar to uniprot|Q12087 Saccharomyces cerevisiae YOR182C RPS30B and similar to uniprot|Q12087 Saccharomyces cerevisiae YLR287C-A RPS30A), whose translation MGKVHGSLARAGKVKSQTPKVEKQEKPKQPKGRAYKRLLYTRRFVNVTLTNGKRKMNPSPSSQ comes from the exons ATG GGTAAAGTTCACGGTTCCCTAGCTCGTGCTGGTAAGGTTAAGTCTCAAACTCCAAAGGTTGAAAAGCAAGAAAAGCCAAAGCAACCAAAGGGTAGAGCTTACAAGAGATTATTGTACACCAGAAGATTCGTCAACGTTACTTTGACCAACGGtaagagaaagatgaaCCCATCTCCATCTTCTCAATAA
- the SER1 gene encoding O-phospho-L-serine:2-oxoglutarate transaminase (highly similar to uniprot|P33330 Saccharomyces cerevisiae YOR184W SER1 phosphoserine transaminase), with protein MDRPQSNYFGAGPAQLPLPVLQQAAKDLINFQDEGLGIGEISHRSKAAAKVITDTKAHLKELFAIPDTHEVFFLQGGGTTGFSSVASNLSAAHFGKTGEVGTAAYLITGSWSEKSSQESERLGVPTEVIFNVKKDNGRFGTIPESSTWVQKLDAKKHSYVYLCENETVHGVEWPEQLPRELIDSKVPIVADLSSDILSRKINVADYSLIMAGAQKNIGLAGLTLYIIKKDILDDIAKVSPKQLRDASLPVSPIATDYPTVVKNDSAYNTIPIFTLHIIDLVLQRLLEQGGIESQQKENEEKAKILYEALDKFPEFYNLPVDKKYRSKMNVVFTIKKDGLDSKFLEEATKLNLTGLKGHRSVGGFRASLYNAVELSSVKLLVDFVTKFAENNQ; from the coding sequence ATGGATAGACCTCAATCGAACTACTTTGGTGCTGGACCAGCACAATTACCATTGCCAGTTTTACAACAGGCTGCCAAggatttgatcaatttccAGGATGAAGGTCTGGGTATTGGTGAAATCTCTCATCGTTCTAAGGCTGCTGCTAAGGTTATTACCGATACTAAGGCTcatttgaaggaattgtTTGCAATTCCAGATACCCACGAagtttttttcttgcaaGGTGGTGGCACCACGGGGTTTTCATCCGTTGCATCCAACTTGTCTGCAGCTCATTTCGGTAAGACCGGTGAGGTAGGTACTGCAGCCTACCTGATCACTGGTTCATGGTCTGAAAAATCTTCTCAGGAGAGCGAAAGGTTAGGTGTTCCAACGGAGGTTATCTTTAATGTGAAGAAAGACAATGGTAGATTTGGAACTATCCCAGAATCAAGCACTTGGGTCCAGAAATTGGATGCTAAGAAGCATTCATATGTGTATCTTTgtgaaaatgaaacagtTCACGGTGTTGAATGGCCAGAGCAATTGCCTCGAGAATTGATTGACTCAAAGGTTCCTATCGTCGCGGATTTATCCTCTGACATTTTGTCCCGTAAGATCAATGTCGCTGATTATTCCTTGATTATGGCGGGTGCTCAGAAAAACATTGGGTTAGCAGGGTTGACCTTGTACATCATTAAAAAAGACATACTGGATGACATTGCAAAAGTTTCTCCAAAGCAATTGAGGGATGCTTCTCTACCAGTCTCACCAATTGCCACTGATTATCCAACTGTAGTGAAAAATGACTCTGCTTATAACACCATTCCTATCTTCACCTTACATATCATTGACTTAGTTTTACAACGCCTATTGGAACAAGGGGGAATTGAGAGccaacaaaaagaaaacgagGAAAAAGCTAAGATCTTGTATGAAGCTCTAGACAAATTCCCAGAGTTCTACAATCTGCCAGTAGACAAAAAATACAGATCAAAAATGAATGTAGTCTTCACCATTAAGAAGGACGGTTTGGATTCTaaatttttggaagaagctACTAAGCTAAATCTAACTGGGCTCAAGGGTCACAGATCAGTAGGTGGGTTCAGAGCATCTTTGTACAATGCTGTTGAATTGTCTAGTGTTAAGCTGTTAGTCGATTTTGTCACCAAGTTTGCAGAGAACAATCAATGA
- the MEC3 gene encoding Mec3p (similar to uniprot|Q02574 Saccharomyces cerevisiae YLR288C MEC3 Involved in checkpoint control and DNA repair forms a clamp with Rad17p and Ddc1p that is loaded onto partial duplex DNA DNA damage checkpoint protein) codes for MKLKLSIQAGTEDYSLFRTTLITVSKLRKTCILRFTSSRLVIISTPNSTGTVIDQGQVWCTVPHDVFDTYVVNSIREDNRVAMECPCDTIVGVLRKFDKCNATQLTIKLVRLVTVDKESEAAAAAHNTDNTLCGLSFSFQDTRDERTIQHNIKVGVKLLYNAQDEKIVEPTVNYVGILMLQLPSHVSEWGPGFNAFFKRIERYGNVNTLKIHGEQLGEKGSLKVIVDEFDWKLNIAWKGPLDAMLNDMEGDDSHSDPRDDTLRHNGETNAESSPSPVACNEMHIEDSDVLDTGIHGKSIDRHSTMLENASARQSQDKLKGHEVIVRVRDWKVCSKLYESFEEVVLVISHDDSCVFHCSLERGIDRDENNKEKGQIIYYISKCKSLN; via the coding sequence ATGAAACTAAAACTAAGTATTCAAGCAGGTACTGAGGACTACTCATTGTTCAGGACAACGTTGATAACGGTGTCCAAACTACGAAAAACATGTATTTTAAGATTTACCTCTTCTAGGCTGGTCATTATATCAACACCAAACAGTACAGGAACGGTCATAGATCAGGGTCAAGTTTGGTGCACAGTCCCACACGATGTGTTTGACACATATGTAGTTAATTCAATTCGAGAAGATAATAGAGTCGCCATGGAGTGCCCCTGTGATACTATTGTCGGCGTGCTGCGGAAATTCGATAAATGCAACGCAACTCAATTGACCATCAAATTGGTAAGATTGGTAACTGTTGACAAGGAAAGTGAAGCAGCTGCAGCTGCTCACAATACAGACAATACACTCTGCGGATTAagcttttcatttcaagATACACGAGATGAAAGGACGATACAGCATAATATTAAGGTCGGCGTCAAATTACTGTACAATGCTCAAGACGAGAAGATAGTAGAACCAACAGTTAATTATGTGGGGATTTTGATGTTACAACTTCCGAGTCACGTAAGTGAATGGGGTCCAGGTTTTAATGCGTTTTTTAAGCGAATAGAACGATACGGAAATGTCAATACACTCAAGATACATGGCGAACAATTGGGCGAAAAGGGTTCACTGAAGGtaattgttgatgaatttgacTGGAAACTTAACATCGCATGGAAAGGCCCGTTAGATGCAATGCTCAATGATATGGAAGGTGATGATTCACACTCTGATCCAAGAGATGATACGCTTCGACACAACGGTGAGACAAATGCAGAGTCATCCCCATCACCGGTAGCATGCAATGAAATGCATATTGAGGACAGTGATGTCTTGGACACTGGTATACACGGAAAATCCATTGATCGACATTCAACAATGCTAGAAAACGCTTCTGCTAGGCAATCACAAGACAAGTTGAAAGGTCACGAGGTTATAGTAAGGGTTCGTGATTGGAAAGTTTGTTCTAAACTTTATgaatcatttgaagaagtcgTTCTAGTGATATCACACGATGACTCTTGTGTTTTCCATTGCTCTTTGGAAAGAGGCATTGACAGagatgaaaacaataaGGAGAAGGGTCAAATTATTTATTACATAAGTAAATGTAAATCGTTAAACTGA
- the GUF1 gene encoding GTPase GUF1 (highly similar to uniprot|P46943 Saccharomyces cerevisiae YLR289W GUF1 Mitochondrial GTPase of unknown function), which yields MFNRRLLRHVRYAFQQVRSNHSLQERIDAIPIERYRNFSIVAHVDHGKSTLSDRLLELTNVIKPGGKQVLDKLEVERERGITIKAQTCSMFYQDPRTKLDYLLHLVDTPGHVDFRAEVSRSYASCGGALLLVDASQGVQAQTVANFYLAYSMDLKLIPVINKIDLDIADIDQAEEQVENMFELPKSDCIKVSAKTGLHVEQLLPAIVDRIPPPTGKVEKPLRALLVDSWYDSYLGVVLLVHIVDGQVKRGDKIITAANGLKYEVRECGIMYPDRVATNTLKSGQVGYLVPGMKESKDAKIGDTLMHLGKESITEVLPGFEEPKPMVFVGAFPADGAEFKALDDDISRLVLNDRSVSLQRETSNALGQGWRLGFLGSLHASVFTERLEKEYGSKLILTQPTVPFLIKFKDGEKKIITNPDDFPDLSLRRSNLESLEEPFVEAIMTLPQEYLGKVIQLCDDSHGVQKEITYLNMTGQVMLRYELPLSYLVDDFFGKLKSVSRGYASLDYEDVGYKQSDIVKLELLVNGKSVDALAQVMHRDQTEHIGKEWVKKFKKFIKSQLFEVVIQARANNKIIARETIKAKRKDVLSKLHASDISRRKKLLSKQKQGKKNMKTVGNIQINQDAFQSFLRR from the coding sequence ATGTTCAATAGGAGGTTGCTTCGACATGTGAGGTATGCCTTTCAACAAGTTAGAAGTAATCATTCATTACAAGAGAGGATCGATGCCattccaattgaaagatatcGTAACTTTTCTATAGTGGCTCATGTTGATCATGGTAAATCTACACTCAGTGACAGACTCTTAGAGCTCACTAACGTGATTAAGCCAGGTGGTAAGCAAGTTTTAGATAAGCTTGAGGTGGAAAGAGAGCGAGGGATTACAATCAAAGCACAGACATGCTCCATGTTTTACCAGGATCCTAGAACGAAATTGGACTATCTCTTACATTTAGTGGATACACCGGGCCATGTGGATTTTCGTGCTGAAGTTTCAAGATCGTATGCATCGTGTGGTGGCGCTTTGTTACTCGTTGACGCTTCCCAAGGTGTTCAAGCACAGACAGTCGCAAACTTTTACCTCGCTTATAGTATGGATTTGAAACTTATTCCTGTCATAAACAAGATTGACTTGGACATTGCTGACATTGACCAAGCAGAAGAACAGGTTGAAAATATGTTCGAGCTACCTAAGTCAGATTGTATCAAAGTTAGTGCTAAAACTGGATTGCACGTCGAGCAATTGTTACCCGCTATTGTTGATAGAATACCTCCTCCGACCGGTAAAGTTGAGAAACCATTACGTGCATTATTGGTGGATTCGTGGTATGACTCTTATTTAGGAGTGGTGCTTCTTGTACATATAGTTGATGGTCAAGTGAAAAGAGGAGATAAAATCATCACTGCCGCAAATGGATTGAAGTATGAAGTGAGGGAATGCGGTATAATGTACCCAGATCGTGTCGCTACTAACACACTGAAATCAGGTCAAGTCGGGTATTTGGTACCTGGCATGAAAGAATCTAAGGATGCCAAGATTGGTGATACTTTGATGCATCTCGGTAAAGAATCGATTACTGAAGTGTTACCAGgatttgaagaaccaaAACCCATGGTCTTCGTAGGAGCTTTCCCTGCTGATGGGGCCGAATTCAAAGCGTTAGACGATGATATTAGTAGACTCGTCTTAAATGATAGATCAGTGTCCCTCCAAAGAGAAACGTCAAATGCACTAGGCCAAGGTTGGAGATTAGGATTTTTAGGATCTCTTCACGCATCTGTTTTCACGGAGAGGTTAGAGAAAGAGTATGGATCCAAGCTTATCTTAACGCAACCTACTGTACCATTCCTAATTAAGTTCAAAGATGGCGAGAAGAAAATTATAACAAATCCTGATGACTTCCCCGACCTTTCCTTACGGAGATCAAATCTCGAGTCTCTTGAAGAGCCATTCGTCGAAGCTATCATGACATTACCCCAGGAATATCTCGGTAAAGTAATACAATTATGTGATGACAGCCATGGAGTCCAGAAAGAGATTACATACTTGAACATGACTGGCCAGGTGATGCTAAGGTATGAGCTACCGCTCTCTTACTTAGTGGACGATTTTTTCGGGAAATTAAAATCTGTTTCCAGAGGGTATGCTTCTCTCGATTATGAAGATGTAGGATACAAACAAAGCGATATAGTGAAGCTAGAGCTTCTTGTTAATGGTAAAAGTGTGGATGCTCTTGCACAAGTTATGCACAGAGATCAAACAGAGCATATCGGTAAGGAATGGGtaaaaaaattcaaaaagttcATAAAATCTCAATTGTTCGAAGTGGTCATTCAAGCCAGAGCCAATAATAAAATCATTGCAAGAGAGACAATAAAAGCTAAGAGAAAGGATGTTTTATCCAAGCTTCATGCAAGTGACATTTCACGTAGGAAAAAGCTTTTATCTAAACAAAAACAAGGGAAAAAGAACATGAAAACTGTCGGTAACATCCAGATCAATCAAGACGCTTTTCAATCCTTTTTACGTCGTTGA